A genome region from Vicia villosa cultivar HV-30 ecotype Madison, WI unplaced genomic scaffold, Vvil1.0 ctg.000606F_1_1, whole genome shotgun sequence includes the following:
- the LOC131629815 gene encoding cell wall protein RBR3-like: MGYEEVKENDVNMEELKSGPPYIAVARKRQIKEAPVQKGSGTSRNTRASGSDSVTTSKKPTSSKPPAHSKRKAPPTADSDDEDKSPSRTRQMIKKRQKTATPSAKGKGSGTSKLTSSSDKVSSEDSPLKATSTIPIMESHNSSPENIPTKDDAGTATSDLKASSVSQHEFHVLSPVLEDNQPLATIIPTASAKESHSNGESPPTHQDETIEENPQCSNSGNAAGQPTGSKDTISEQDVAEETSKLATPGSNEISNLGTTVSHGTTSKQVPTMPTPSKLEQLKKTDPASFLKTMMSIDNATSLGTSSTVLAVEISEVIVLLSSLIEQLQSNILRKRDIDGQLTTKMTSHSSEWEAANDATKKVETLKLERSKNQREYKECETNIKAWKKEIEQLEGKIKDAQSRQVEIQKTNQDELTEVAQSGI, from the exons ATGGGGTATGAAGAGGTCAAAGAAAATGATGTTAACATGGAAGAACTAAAGTCAGGACCACCTTATATTG CTGTTGCCCGAAAGAGAcaaatcaaggaagcccctgtACAAAAGGGTTCTGGGACTTCGAGGAATACCAGggcgagtgggagtgattctgtcaccactaGCAAAAAACCTACG AGCTCGAAGCCTCCAGCACATTCGAAGCGAAAAGCTCCTCCAACAGCCGACTCAGACGATGAGGATAAATCTCCTTCTCGCACCAGACAAATGATAAAGAAAAGACAAAAAACCGCTaccccttcagccaaaggaaagggatctgggacttcgaagctcacCTCTTCGAGTGACAAGGTGTCTTCCGAAGACTCACCCTTGAAGGCCACTAGCACTATCCCCATTATGGAGAGTCATAACTCCAGTCCAGaaaacattccaaccaag GATGATGCTGGtaccgctacttctgatctcaaagcctcaA GTGTTTCTCAACACGAATTTCATGTGCTTTCTCCCGTTCTCGAAGACAATCAACCTCTTGCAACCATCATTCCGACTGCATCTGCtaaagaaagccattcaaatggTGAGTCTCCACCCACTCATCAAGATGAAACTATAGAGGAAAATCCGCAATGTTCGAATAGTGGTAACGCagctggacaaccaactggcagcaaagacactatatctgaacaagatgtTGCAGAAGAAACTTCCAAACTGGCTACACCTGGTTCTAATGAAATTTCGAACCTTGGAACTACGGTCAGTCATGGGACTACTTCGAAGCAGGTTCCTACGATGCCTACTCCTTCAAaactagagcaactcaagaagACTGATCCTGcgagcttcctcaagaccatgatgagtatTGATAATGCTACGTCTCTTGGAACTTCTTCGACTGTCTTGGCAG TGGAAATCTCAGAAGTCATCGTTTTATTGAGTTCTCTGATTGAACAACTCCAATCCAATATCCTTCGAAAACGGGATATTGACGGACAACTCACAACAAAAATGACTTCTCACAGTTCTGAATGGGAAGCTGCTAACGATGCAACGAAGAAGGTTGAAACCCTTAAGCTTGAGCGTTCGAAGAACCAACGAGAATATAAAGAGTGTGAGACCAATATCAAAGCGTGGAAAAAAGAAATTGAGCAACTCGAAGGGAAGATAAAGgatgcccagtctcgtcaggtcgaaatccaaaaaaccaatcaaGACGAATTAACTGAAGTGGCACAGTCAGGGATTTGA